The following are encoded together in the Osmia lignaria lignaria isolate PbOS001 chromosome 6, iyOsmLign1, whole genome shotgun sequence genome:
- the CPR19 gene encoding cuticular protein 19, with protein sequence MDTLFTLLICTVTLISCQSSSGQHQPPQQAAILSDARYLAGDGTFGAAYSQEDGVEFKEESDVYGNRRGSYSYVDPTGQRRTVTYTAGKNGFQATGDGIPVPPPQVPPRPEYEPLPQYNPPDYQPPRYNPPDYQSPRYDPPPQQYQRPSQPVYEPQPQPQPQPLPQPQPVYQPQPQYQYKPAPEFQSIPSYHNPRPQYQPPARPLPQYNAITTPPPRRFYPPGKLNFNRTPDGYSYTFSKS encoded by the exons ATGGATACTCTATTC aCCCTGTTAATCTGCACTGTCACACTGATATCGTGTCAATCGTCGAGTGGTCAACACCAACCACCGCAACAGGCAGCAATTTTAAGTGATGCGAGATATTTAGCCGGAGACGGGACTTTTGGCGCCGCTTATTCGCAAGAAGATGGCGTGGAATTCAAAGAAGAAAGCGACGTTTATGGAAATCGTCGTGGGTCTTACTCCTACGTTGATCCGACGGGTCAAAGACGTACGGTGACGTACACTGCTGGTAAAAATGGTTTTCAG GCTACTGGAGATGGTATCCCTGTTCCACCTCCGCAAGTTCCACCTCGACCGGAATATGAGCCTCTGCCACAGTATAATCCACCTGATTATCAACCACCAAGATACAATCCACCTGATTATCAGTCACCAAGATACGATCCGCCTCCACAGCAGTATCAACGTCCAAGTCAACCAGTGTACGAACCTCAGCCTCAGCCTCAGCCTCAACCTCTACCTCAACCACAACCTGTGTATCAACCTCAGCCGCAATATCAGTACAAACCTGCACCCGAATTTCAATCTATTCCTTCATATCACAACCCCAGACCACAGTATCAACCCCCTGCAAGGCCATTGCCACAATACAACGCCATTACAACACCACCACCTCGAAGATTTTATCCACCAGGGAAACTGAATTTTAATAGGACTCCAGATGGCTACTCGTACACCTTCAGTAAAAGTTAA
- the LOC117607678 gene encoding uncharacterized protein LOC117607678 has translation MRLPILLIALILTVVAQENAQRSARTPQAQIRYQDPNGLKVDWKLFSPQTQLRSQYQNLQISQQEQSSTSANAAQAHPQQQAQRRPQQSQLLQIDPDEVQYKSYSQPQAQAAAQQEPSQIQYKTYEQPQVQAAPQPDPHQQQYNAYVQAQPQPEAQPDPQAQYNVYEQSQIPAETQPDQNQIHYNTYSNARSHAKQVILENYKPQRHYAEQPTQQYTSNVIAPQDQQLANADYSQYDQSESYEQIEQQKSRRDYANSGFQGRIVYKHELEQQQQQQQQQQQEQYEQQIDHVKVPIENLPVPPPQKLIFHKNMPREIQELLQFQAELPYNVIANSISYKPKTVFVPKPLPPETKGPYSYRSKIYYVNNDRYEPDFESIKPVEEEQNH, from the exons ATGAGACTTCCA ATTCTACTGATTGCTTTAATTTTGACAGTGGTGGCACAAGAGAACGCGCAGCGTTCTGCTCGAACCCCTCAGGCTCAAATCAGGTATCAAGATCCCAATG GTCTGAAGGTGGACTGGAAACTATTCTCTCCCCAGACCCAATTGCGATCTCAGTatcaaaatttgcaaatttctcAACAAGAACAATCTTCTACTTCTGCCAATGCTGCACAAGCTCATCCCCAGCAACAGGCACAAAGGCGACCTCAACAATCTCAGCTACTGCAAATCGACCCAGACGAAGTGCAGTACAAATCGTACTCACAGCCTCAAGCTCAAGCAGCAGCTCAGCAAGAACCCAGTCAGATACAATACAAAACCTATGAACAGCCTCAAGTCCAAGCAGCACCTCAACCAGATCCTCATCAACAGCAGTACAACGCCTACGTACAAGCTCAACCTCAACCAGAGGCTCAACCAGATCCCCAAGCGCAATACAACGTGTATGAGCAGTCTCAAATTCCAGCTGAAACTCAGCCAGACCAAAATCAGATACATTACAACACCTACTCCAATGCCCGGTCGCATGCCAAACAAGTGATTCTAGAAAATTACAAGCCACAACGTCATTACGCTGAACAACCTACTCAACAGTACACTTCGAACGTCATAGCTCCTCAGGATCAGCAATTAGCAAACGCTGATTATTCTCAATACGATCAGTCGGAAAGTTACGAGCAAATAGAGCAACAGAAGTCCAGGCGGGATTACGCGAATAGTGGATTTCAGGGTAGAATCGTGTACAAACACGAATTggaacagcaacaacagcagcagcagcagcagcagcaagagCAGTACGAACAGCAGATCGATCATGTAAAAGTGCCTATTGAGAATCTTCCTGTTCCACCACCTCAGAAGCTGATCTTCCATAAGAACATGCCTAGGGAGATTCAAGAGTTATTGCAATTCCAAGCTGAATTACCATATAATGTAATCGCAAACAGCATCAGTTACAAGCCGAAGACGGTGTTCGTGCCTAAACCGTTGCCGCCTGAAACTAAAGGGCCTTATAGCTACCGCAGCAAGATCTATTACGTGAATAATGACAGATACGAGCCGGATTTCGAATCGATTAAACCTGTTGAAGAGGAACAGAATCATTGA
- the LOC117607661 gene encoding uncharacterized protein LOC117607661, with the protein MNLLVLLLIALPMCIAQFSIQGPSDGNRVAQGLTIQEGKGVQYTEQSEPVNGGFTIQGAQDSHSNVQSGSDGHTNFNIRGSSDAGAERYNFQGATTGGYNIQGATDGHSQPQSYIRGSYAGDPATKSLEYNDPSGSRVNWRSYDRQSLPGAQQQTQYSEAVAPAPRLRQRGHAQRQPQPQPQPQPQPQPQQEIVNPIPSKSLDSAPDYIKQLLQFQAQIPYVNIIPEPFRYDALVTTQEQAQENPQPQYQRVEQEAPEPRRPAYRGKPRGPSRHRRQAPEHRPEAGPQQKQRPSQPPAEPQYRYSTNLPPTLQQLLKFQAQTPYINIIPEQFRFNPEAAIQEQMHQVQSHYQDLLRQQPSKPVVQAATFGRASTRARAQEPEEEHSRQRRQAPHRQPQPQQLPAEPRPQYSTNLPSDIQNLLKYQAQIPYNIIANQISYRPEKPYIPQPVQPSAPSQESQYQAQYQAQQAQYQPQQAEYQPQQAEYQPQQAEYQPQQAEYQPQQAQYQPQQAQYQPQQAQYQPQYQPQQAQYQPQYQTQADRYQGQSSGYNQQYNSPIQYPSGYKQSGNEVRPVNENNY; encoded by the exons ATGAATTTGCTG GTTTTACTGCTAATAGCACTGCCCATGTGCATAGCACAATTTTCAATACAGGGACCTAGTGACGGGAATCGAGTCGCCCAGGGTTTAACAATACAGGAAGGGAAAGGAGTTCAATACACAGAGCAAAGTG aaccGGTCAACGGTGGTTTCACCATTCAAGGTGCTCAAGATAGTCACTCCAATGTTCAAAGTGGCTCTGATGGCCatacaaatttcaatattcgaGGTTCTAGTGACGCCGGTGCAGAAAGGTACAATTTCCAAGGAGCTACTACTGGAGGATATAATATTCAAGGAGCAACGGATGGACATAGTCAGCCTCAATCGTACATTCGAGGCTCATATGCTGGCGATCCTGCTACTAAATCTCTTGAGTACAATGATCCAAGCG GATCAAGGGTGAACTGGAGATCGTACGATCGTCAGTCATTGCCAGGGGCACAGCAACAGACTCAGTATTCGGAAGCCGTGGCTCCGGCACCACGACTACGGCAACGCGGACATGCGCAACGTCAACCGCAGCCCCAACCGCAGCCCCAACCGCAGCCCCAACCGCAACAGGAAATAGTGAACCCGATACCATCAAAAAGTTTGGACAGTGCACCAGATTACATTAAACAGCTCCTTCAGTTTCAGGCTCAAATTCCATATGTAAACATCATTCCTGAACCGTTTAG ATACGATGCTTTAGTGACGACACAAGAACAAGCTCAAGAAAATCCACAACCTCAGTACCAACGCGTGGAACAGGAAGCTCCAGAACCAAGGCGTCCAGCTTACCGCGGGAAACCACGTGGTCCGTCTAGACATAGACGGCAGGCGCCGGAACACAGACCGGAAGCTGGGCCGCAACAAAAACAGAGACCATCGCAACCACCTGCTGAGCCACAGTACAGATACTCAACGAACTTACCACCAACGCTACAGCAACTATTGAAATTCCAGGCGCAGACTCCTTATATTAATATCATACCTGAACAGTTCag ATTTAATCCAGAAGCAGCAATACAGGAACAAATGCACCAGGTGCAAAGTCATTATCAAGATCTGCTGAGACAGCAACCATCAAAGCCAGTCGTGCAAGCAGCAACATTTGGAAGAGCATCGACTCGAGCTCGAGCTCAAGAACCAGAAGAAGAGCATTCCAGACAAAGAAGACAAGCTCCTCATCGGCAACCACAGCCACAGCAACTACCTGCAGAACCTCGACCACAATATTCGACCAACCTCCCAAGCGACATTCAAAATCTGCTGAAGTATCAGGCTCAAATTCCATACAATATCATTGCCAATCAAATCAGTTATCGTCCTGAAAAGCCTTACATTCCTCAACCTGTTCAACCTTCTGCACCTTCTCAAGAATCCCAATACCAAGCTCAATACCAAGCACAGCAAGCTCAATATCAGCCTCAACAAGCTGAGTACCAACCACAGCAAGCTGAGTACCAACCACAGCAAGCTGAGTACCAGCCACAGCAAGCTGAGTACCAGCCACAACAAGCTCAGTATCAGCCTCAACAAGCTCAGTATCAGCCCCAACAAGCTCAGTATCAGCCTCAATACCAACCTCAACAAGCTCAGTACCAACCACAGTACCAAACTCAAGCAGACCGATATCAAGGACAATCAAGTGGATACAATCAGCAATATAACAGTCCGATACAGTATCCCTCTGGATACAAACAATCTGGAAATGAAGTTCGTCCTGTCAATGAGAATAACTACTGA
- the LOC117607577 gene encoding uncharacterized protein LOC117607577, protein MKFLILLLAIVPIYATNDASEVLLGQEFQYSSIDHLRERRQAGNYRTLNQAPPQIQQLLEAQNSRRPLVPVPTQPIPKLGPSQPIQPQQLSQAQVSQYKPQVTFSSNIQQPDYTAIQSGSGGQYQRPIPQQPLYRPLPQQNYNSQPQPQYSSKLPPHLQQLLQYQSNLANAIPRRA, encoded by the exons ATGAAGTTCCTC ATCTTACTGTTGGCTATAGTGCCCATTTATGCAACTAACGACGCATCCGAAGTTCTTTTGGGACAGGAATTCCAGTACTCATCTATTG ATCACCTGCGCGAGAGAAGGCAAGCAGGGAATTATCGCACATTGAATCAAGCTCCACCTCAAATACAACAACTTTTGGAAGCCCAAAATTCACGTCGTCCCCTCGTGCCCGTTCCAACACAACCGATCCCAAAACTGGGACCTTCTCAACCTATCCAACCTCAACAACTTTCTCAGGCGCAGGTCTCGCAGTACAAGCCTCAAGTCACATTCTCATCGAATATTCAGCAACCGGATTACACGGCAATTCAGTCGGGAAGCGGTGGTCAGTATCAGAGACCGATTCCTCAGCAACCGCTGTATCGTCCTCTCCCTCAACAAAACTATAACTCGCAACCGCAACCGCAATACTCTTCGAAACTGCCGCCTCATCTTCAGCAATTATTGCAATATCAAAGCAACTTGGCGAACGCCATCCCTCGAAGAgcataa